cttgtgcttccatgagccatagtagtccgctacagcccggatcaccggagtcctgctagcctagcactactgctccggaacacttgactggccggcatgtgattcacttcgttcctgtgtctgtcccttcggggaaatgtcacgcggtgacatccggagtcttgcctagcttgctacagcccggtttaccggagtcctgttagcccagtgctacagcccggattcacacgctgctgaccgacatgctcgatgttgattcatgtatgcctgtccccgtaagttagtgccactttgggtttacggctaGTCATGTCGGTCCGGATTCTCtgtcatatgaatgctagcgacactatcatatacgtgagccaaaaggcgcaaatggtcccgggccatggtaaggcgacacccgtgagaataccgtgcgtgaggccgcaaagtgatatgaggtgttaccggctagatcgatatgacttggaatcggggtcctggcagTTATACTATAAATTAGTGAAGTGAGTGGCAGCTAAACCTCCATCCAGGTTAAAATGCTCAAGTATTTTGGAATGTATGCTGCATGTATGTGGTACAAACAATACGATATAGATGTGCAATTTCTGGTCTTTAACAAGTACAAAGTGAACAACACTCTTCAAAACTAGCATAAAATGCAGAAAGTGCTGCCCAGGCTAGCCTTCTAGGTGAGTTTCGTTCATGTCCTTCCTTGCTGCTATGTCGGTCACTGCTTATAAATTTTAAAATGCCAAGCATTTGCACCTACTGGCTCAGATTACTTTCAGTACATTAAGAAAGGAATCCCACACGTACAATTTGGTCACAAGAAAAAGGCACAAGCGTCGACAACTCTAGCGAAAATTAGCCACATATTATGATTATTTGATATGTTAACAGAGGGAGTATCTATCAAATAATCAAGTAAagtatatttttttactttttgcTCAATAGAATTTCCGCAAAATTATTGCAACAAAGTCCCGCAACAACGCGCGGGAAAATTATCTTGTTATATATAGTGACCATAATAAGCGTATTCAGAAGTCTGGTGACCGTATCATGCTTTTGCGCATGTGCGCGGGAGATGCGAGAGCTTGAGCTGAGCACATCGGTCCTGTCTTGTGTGTGTGTGGTCTATCTGATCCAACGATTGTGGGTGCATCAATCTATGGCTTTAAAGCGAACGACTTGGGCCTTTGGCCGGCCGACTGGCATAGAGTAGTGCCCGCTTATGGCTGGGATTGTAATTCAATCAAGATAATATTGTTGCGCGCAAAAAaacagacctttcttgaatacaaaCCAAAATTAAACATCATACTAAACATTAAACATACTAGCAATAACACATCTACTCGCCGTCCTTGTCGTTGGAGTCGTCCTCGCAGGCCAAGGGCTCGTTGCCGTGGAGGGTGTGGTAGATGAGCGTGCTGGAGAGGGTATATATGAATTGGCACTCCTTGAAGAGCGTCGGGACGCGCTCGGCCGCAGCTGCATctccgggagggggggggggctccttcGCCTCCCACCAGGCGCGCTCGGCCGCCCGAAGGCGCTGGACTGACGGATCGAAGATCCGCCCGAGGCGACGAAAGGTCGCCCACGCTGGCGCTCCGGCGTTGCGGGACAACGTGTCTGGTCCATGCGCATTTCCGACACCGGAGGGCGGAGGGAGGAGCTTCCGGCCTCGTCCTCGTTGCATCGTTTGCGGCCGCCAAACCCCCCGCCACCGCCACGCCCGGCACCCACTGACGCCATCTCCGGCAACTTCCGGCGGTTCAATGCGGCGCAAAATCACAGCAGGAGGTCTAGGGATTTCTCGCTGGAGGAAGAATTTCACGGCGGAGGTGGATGTGGGAAAACGGGACGGGAACCCTAAAAGCCCCGGAGCCCACATATATGGAGGAATGGAGGGCGGTTTATGGGCCGCGTGTAAAAGGCCGGGTCCTTTTTAGTGGACTTGTTCAGGCCGTATTTTTGGTCCATCCTGTAAAAGCGATAAAAAAAGGCATTTCACCGGATTTATACAAGATCTGCTAGACATACTGTAAGTATATACAACAAAAACAGACGAAACCATCCATACAAATGTCGTCGGAAAAAAATTGGGTGGAGACCGTCTCCACGGATCCTTCCCTGCGTACCTGACGTGAGATTGTGCCACCTGTCCCATGTTTGCATCCCACGGCATCCGCTATAGCGCTCCTTTTTTCGGCTTGTTCCTTCACTCCCGGCGCTTCCGCTCGGCTCGATCGGTACTTGTTATATCGGCTCACGAAACTGAAGACGATCCCCCATCTGGTTCCACGCTCAGCGGACAGCCAAGGCCGAGCGACGCCGTCGGAGCGGAGTGGCGGCGACGGTATCGTGGCCCGTGTGTGTCCGTGGGATAGCTGCTTGATTTGCCGGCGTCAGAAGATCCAGATCAGACTGGCAGCCGCCGTGGCGGCCGTAGTTGGACATGGAGGGGCCCCTGCTGGCTGACGGCGTGCAGCGCCAACTCGGCGAGTATCGTGCGTGCATGGCGCCGGAGTGCTCTCGTGGCCATGAGCTCGCCGGATTTGATATCCGTGTGCACCCACTCGTTTGTAAACCAACAACTGAATGAATTCGTTTCCCGATTCAGAAAAAGAGCAGCTTTTCACCGATGAACCAGCACCTTGCATAATAGTTTGATTTTCTAGCCTTTCGGTGTAGCAATTTTTTTGTCAATGGGCATCACAATTGTaataccctctctccctagagcatGACTGTATAATAGTCCAACGAGTATAGTTTTCAGATTTCAACTATGTTTGATATCACACTGTATTTCTATTATCAGTAAGCAAAAATATGTTCCCTTTTTTGCAGCAGTTGTTCATGTAAGTTTCTTGGATAGCATTGTTATATGCTCTATGCTGCCGGCACCATCGCACGCAACTTGTTTGTGTTCCACAAAGCCTCCTGCAGTTTAGATGTCAGAGTTTTCTGAACTTCTCTGAATTATAATTGATGCACTAATAGTTGAGGCTTGCAAATAGGTTTAGAGTGGCCGATTCATAGATAGTTGGGGTAGGAAGAGGGAACAAGTAAAGGTTAAACGGAGAAGGCGATGACCGAGAACATGAAGTAGACCGTGTTAAGTAGACTGTATTATTTGTGCAATTTCATGGCCTGCTACGAGGTCCGGAAAGATGTCAAATGCCTGCTGAAGTTCTGCTCAATGGATTGCAAGGAAGCATGTTATTTTGGTTACAACGTACTTTCTTCAGTGAATTTGAAGATTCAGAATCTTATGATGAAAATAATGATTAATCTTTATTGTAAATTGTTCAGAATTATTGATTGTAAATTTTCGGATCTGTAAAAGGATAGATACTTGCGATCATCTATAAATTGAAAGAAAAACTGATGTTCTTTTACATGCTCATATCTTTGATTTTGTTGCATAATAAAATGTTGGATCCTCTCATTGTTCAAGTATTCTAACAGTGTCATGGCTGTGTCATACTCCTGGACTTCCATTACATGCCGCAGCAGCAAGTCTATGTCGCAATTTGCTGCGTCCAGGGTCACTGTCGGCAGCGGGCTGTACGAGATGGAGCAGGAACCGTCCTCATCCGCGTGATTTACATGATCCAAGACGACAATAGTGCCGAACGCCGGCGTGGCATCTCCCGTCCTTCTCGATGGAGGCAGCACTTCAGGCAGCGGGGCACGACCTGCGGAGGCCATTGGTGTATTTCCGGCCCGATGCGGCCATGGGAGAGAGATGGCGGCGAGTCGTTCTGGCGTGCTGCGGCCATCGCCGAATCAAGGAACCCACGCGCACCAATCCAATCATGTGGAGAAGACGGCGCCAGTCGCTCGCCATGGAAACCCTGATCGCAGCGGAAGTGATTGATACGAGCTGAATAGTTCTTTCTTCGAGCCGATGCGAAGTACTCGAGCCGAGAAACGTACGTACAGGAGCGGATGAGAGGATAGCGTCAGATGAAGAGCAGGGACAGATGGCGACAGATTAGAGCGGGTACGCACCGTCTCGCCCTCCTCCCCATCGCCGCGACGCACCACACGCGAAAGAATCCACCAATTGCTCTTCCCGGCCGGACGTACGAACAATGGCACCGAGCAAGCTCCGCAAGGCGCTGGGAGCGGTCAAGGACAAGACCAGCATCGGTCTGGCCAAGGTGGGCGGCGGCAGCGGTTTCGCGTCGCCGGAGCTCGAAGTGGCCATCGTCAAGGCCACCAAGCACGATGAGAACTTCCCCGCCGATGAGCGCCACATCCGCGAGATCGTCTCGCTCACGCGCGACTCCCGCGGGTCCGCCAGCGCCTGCGTGGCCGCGCTGTCGCGCCGTCTCGGGCGCACCCGGAGTTGGGACGTGGCGCTCAAGACGCTGGTGATCGTGCACCGCCTCCTCGCCGAAGGCGATCCGGTGTTCGAGCAGGAGCTATTCTACGCCACGCGGCGGGGCACGCGCATGCTCAACATGTCCGACTTCTGCGGCCGCGCTAGCGACGACGACGCGTGGGACTACTCCGCGTTCGTCCGCACCTACGCCGCTTACCTCGACGACCGCCTCGAGCACCGGATACAGGCTAGGCAGGGCGGCCCCAACCGCTGCAAGCTGCTCCGCGACGAGCTCTACATGTCCCCCGGAGACCGCCTCAGCCGCGAGGGTGTTGACGGGAGTAAACGGGAGGATGCGGCGGCGGACGCCGACGCCGCCAAGGCGGGGGCGATCGCGCCGAGGGAGACGCCGACGAGCGAGATGACGCTGGAGCAGCTCCTCGCCAAGGTCCAGCAACTGCAGCATCTCCTCGACCGATTCATCGCCTGCCGACCCGTAGGTGAGTCCATCCGTGCGTGCACGCAACTGTTGCTCACCTTACATTCTCGTGTGGGATTCGGATCATGCCATTGCCGAGGTGCACTGACATGGAACGACACGTCTCAGGCGCGGCGAAGACGAACCGGGTGGTGTCGGTGTCTCTGTACCCGCTGGTGAAGGAGAGCGTGCAGCTGTACTGCGAGCTCACGGAggtcatggccgcgctcatggagcGGTTCCCGGACATGGAGAGCGCGGACTGCGAGCGCGTGACCGGAGTCTTCTGCGGCCTCGCCAAGCAGATTGAGGATCTCGACTCTTTCTACGCGTGGTGCAAGGACGCCTACGTCTGCCGCCAGTCCGACGTGCCGGAGGTGGAGGTCATCACGCAGGAGAGGCTAGAGCTCATGGACGAGTTCATCTGCGACAGGCGCGGCGCCGAGTATCTGcggaggctgccgccgccgtcgccggagccgtcCAGCCCGGAGCCAGAGGTTGAGGAGTACGACATGAGCGCCGCCAGGGCCCTTCCGGCGCCCGCGGAGCCGCCGGCTGCCGTGGAGAAGGAGCCCGATGCCAGCGAGACGGCGCATGCTGAGCCGGAGGCTCCGCTGATCACAACCGACGTGGTCGACGAGGAGGCGGACTTCTTGAACTTGAAGGCGGACGCCATGTCCGGGGAAGAGCACGGGCGGCAGCTGGCGCTGGCCCTGTTCGACGGCAACCCGGCCGGATCGGCGCCGACATGCGACGTGTTCGACCCGTCATCGGCGGACTGGGAGACGGCGTTGGTCGAGTCGGCGAGCGCGCTCGCGAACCAGCGCGCGATGCTAGGGGGCGGGCTCGACATGATGGCCCTCGAAGGCATGTACAACCACGCAACGGCGGCGAACGCGCAGGCGTTCTCCGGCAGCGCGAGCAGCGTGGCCTTGCGGCCGCCCGGAGCGCCCATGCTGGCCCTGCCTGCGCCGCCGGGGATGTGCAGCGCCGCGCCAGGTGGGGACCCCTTCGCGGCGTCGATGGTGGTGCCGCCGCCGACGTACGTGCAGATGTCCGACATGCAGACGAAGCAGCAGCTTCTGACGGAGGAGCAGATGGCGTGGCAACAATATGGCAAGAATGGCATGCAAGGGCAGGGGGGCCTGGCAATGCGAGAGCAGAGACCGCAGCAGCTCATGCCTCCTGGCGTTTACCATCGTGCTTCTTAGATTTCATGAAATGTCATTCgatctatttactttcattattGGCGATGAATTGGAGATCAGGTAGTCTAATGTACAGTGaggtttaaatcaaaacaaatgtaaaGGTTGCAGTAAACAGCGCGTGTTTGACCTCTCTTATCTGACCAAAAGTTTACGAAGGCACAATATTTTTCACTCTAGCGTCTAGCCTACTGGTAGCATTGGAAAAGCTTGGACAGTGACTTTTATTACTCCCTCCTTCTCAAAATATAAGGCCCTGATTGACTTTTCTAGTCTTCGTTGCATAACTTTGACTATGATTTTCACATATTGTATGTCCATAAAATTAGTATACGGAAatatgaaataaaattattttgcaaGACAAATACGACTATGCCTTTTATACATGTTCAGTTCATGTACTTTGATACTCCTATATATATTTGTGGTCAAAGTCATGCATCAAAGACCGTACAAAGTCAAACgcgccttatattttgggaaggaggaAGTATATCACAAAGAGGTTCCTTAACAACTAAAATTTCATATGTGCGGGTTGATAGTGGATGATTGGGCCGTGTTTCTCCTTGTTGTGTGTGGTGTGGACGAACCACGGCTGTGCGGCTTCGATGGCAAGGTGTTGTGGTGTGAGGCTACAAGGACGCCCCAAACCTGAGCAGAGATGTACGGCGATACAGATGAACATCCTGCCTGGTTTTTtgccggggcggcggcgatggcacCCGCGGCTGTCATTTCCCTCCTTGGAGGTGTCGCCGAGCCGTGTCGCTTTGTTGTCTCCAGGTGAAAGCTTTGATTGGGTGCAGGATAGGCACAATTGCGGCGTTCTTAATGTCGTCCCTCTGTTGGGAGCATCGTGTCTGAAGACATGGTTTGGAGGTCCTTCGTTGCGCTCCTTCGGTGTTCGCCGTTATCCATCATGGATCTTCCGCGGCGCAATGTACGGCCGTCGCCGGTGACTTCAAAATTGTGCTTTTCTCCGGTCTGATTAAGCCCCGCCATACACTTGCCACCTCCTTTAGGCATATATAAAGGGTGGATGATGCGTCGACGAGGGAAGCTTGACAGGAGCTAGCTCTTTTGCGTTGTAG
The sequence above is a segment of the Triticum dicoccoides isolate Atlit2015 ecotype Zavitan chromosome 1A, WEW_v2.0, whole genome shotgun sequence genome. Coding sequences within it:
- the LOC119302899 gene encoding putative clathrin assembly protein At1g03050, which gives rise to MAPSKLRKALGAVKDKTSIGLAKVGGGSGFASPELEVAIVKATKHDENFPADERHIREIVSLTRDSRGSASACVAALSRRLGRTRSWDVALKTLVIVHRLLAEGDPVFEQELFYATRRGTRMLNMSDFCGRASDDDAWDYSAFVRTYAAYLDDRLEHRIQARQGGPNRCKLLRDELYMSPGDRLSREGVDGSKREDAAADADAAKAGAIAPRETPTSEMTLEQLLAKVQQLQHLLDRFIACRPVGAAKTNRVVSVSLYPLVKESVQLYCELTEVMAALMERFPDMESADCERVTGVFCGLAKQIEDLDSFYACPEPEVEEYDMSAARALPAPAEPPAAVEKEPDASETAHAEPEAPLITTDVVDEEADFLNLKADAMSGEEHGRQLALALFDGNPAGSAPTCDVFDPSSADWETALVESASALANQRAMLGGGLDMMALEGMYNHATAANAQAFSGSASSVALRPPGAPMLALPAPPGMCSAAPGGDPFAASMVVPPPTYVQMSDMQTKQQLLTEEQMAWQQYGKNGMQGQGGLAMREQRPQQLMPPGVYHRAS